One segment of Brassica napus cultivar Da-Ae chromosome C3, Da-Ae, whole genome shotgun sequence DNA contains the following:
- the BNACNNG29670D gene encoding uncharacterized protein BNACNNG29670D: MNLLKTIHHHQSTITRFYRFATTQSLASASLLSLSLQRPRISLVSTSNRSCFALSSVSRASFSGNREDGKKEEAEEGDELVYQKTLRLVECAMFAAVTGLVYFLSNSLAIENYFGCFFALPIVISSIRWNISGGRKTMVATLMLLFILSGPVKALTYFLMHGLLGLAIGSLWRMKASWRLSIFLCTMVRALGLIGYVLTSSFLIRENILAVITINIHASLSYVFTAMGLNIMPSMSLIYMIFGTVLLLNSGFFVLLLHILYSIFLTRLGMKSSLRLPAWLDKAI; the protein is encoded by the exons ATGAATCTCCTCAAAACGATTCATCATCACCAGTCCACAATCACTCGATTTTACCGTTTCGCCACTACACAATCCTTGGCTTCCGCTTCTCTGTTGTCACTCTCTCTGCAAAGACCCAGAATCTCTCTCGTTTCCACCTCCAACCGAAGCTGCTTCGCACTCTCGAGCGTCTCCAGAGCTTCGTTTTCAGGTAATCGAGAGGATgggaagaaagaagaagctgAGGAGGGAGATGAATTGGTTTATCAGAAGACGCTGAGACTGGTGGAATGCGCCATGTTCGCTGCCGTCACCGGGCTCGTTTACTTTCTCAGCAACTCCCTCGCCATTGAG AACTACTTTGGGTGTTTTTTCGCATTGCCAATAGTGATATCCTCGATAAGATGGAACATTTCAGGCGGTAGGAAGACAATG GTCGCTACTCTCATGCTCTTGTTCATATTATCAGGTCCAGTCAAAGCATTGACTTACTTT CTTATGCATGGTCTTCTGGGGCTTGCAATTGGTTCATTGTGGAG GATGAAGGCAAGCTGGCGTCTCTCCATTTTCTTGTGCACAATG GTCCGAGCATTGGGTCTCATAGGATATGTTCTGACATCATCCTTCTTAATAAGAGAAAACATTCTTGCTGTG ATCACAATTAACATCCACGCCTCTCTCTCCTATGTTTTCACCGCCATGGGCCTCAACATAATGCCTTCCATGAGCCTCATCTATATGATATTTGGAACAGTG CTGTTGCTTAACAGTGGATTCTTTGTGCTGTTGCTGCATATCCTCTACTCAATCTTCCTCACAAGACTTGGAATGAAATCTTCCTTGAGGTTACCAGCTTGGTTAGACAAAGCAATATGA
- the LOC106361913 gene encoding inorganic pyrophosphatase TTM2 has product MTGQDINGIEFHQQRHGLLKDQVQLVKRRDSVRYEIVPIQDRLSFEKGFFAVIRACQLLSQKNDGIVLVGVAGPSGAGKTVFTEKILNFLPSVGVISMDNYNDASRIVDGNFDDPRLTDYDTLLKNLEDLKEGKQVEVPIYDFKSSSRVGYRTLDVPASRIVIIEGIYALSEKLRPLLDLRVSVTGGVHFDLVKRVLRDIQRAGQQPEEIIHQISETVYPMYKAFIEPDLQTAQIKIINKFNPFTGFQSPTYILKSRKDVSVDQIKAVLSEGHTETKEETYDIYLLPPGEDPESCQSYLRMRNKDGKYSLMFEEWVTDTPFVISPRITFEVSVRLLGGLMALGYTIATILKRNSHVFATEKVIVKIDWLEQLNRHYLQVQGKDRQIVQSTAEQLGLEGSFIPRTYIEQIQLEKLINEVMALPDDLKNKLSLDEDLVSSSSPKEALLRASADRVAMRNKNLRGMSQSYSTQRDKNISKLAGYSSSDRRYEERNHDSPANEGFMTQLSEQISSLNERMDEFTNLIEELNSKLSCNKNPPTQQSIEVCNGSAPTSYFISGLDNGCLTNAIMAHSSSSSQLAKDSPLMEEISTLSRGQRQVMHQLGNLCNLIREDSAERSGLARTGSSNSSRTSKSFFFLSSVESSSLPLVLTTLALCSVGVVVIYINKRQ; this is encoded by the exons ATGACGGGTCAAGACATCAACGGGATCGAGTTTCATCAGCAGAGACACGGTCTTTTAAAGGATCAAGTCCAATTGGTCAAGAGAAGAGACTCGGTTCGGTACGAGATAGTTCCAATTCAAGATCGGTTGTCATTTGAGAAGGGCTTCTTTGCTGTTATCCGTGCGTGCCAGTTGCTTTCTCAGAAGAACGATGGGATCGTATTGGTTGGTGTCGCTGGCCCATCTGGCGCTGGAAAGACTGTGTTCACCGAGAAGATACTCAACTTTTTGCCTAGTGTTGGTGTCATATCGATGGATAACTATAATGACGCTAGTAGAATTGTTGATGGGAACTTTGACG ATCCAAGGTTAACGGACTATGACACATTGCTCAAGAATCTTGAGGATTTGAAGGAAGGGAAACAGGTTGAGGTTCCTATATATGATTTTAAGTCCAGCTCTCGTGTTGGATACAG gACACTTGATGTTCCAGCTTCTAGGATTGTGATTATTGAAGGAATCTATGCTTTGAGTGAAAAACTGCGACCTTTGTTGGACCTTCGTGTGTCTGTCACTGGTGGAGTTCACTTTGATCTTGTGAAACGGGTTCTTCGTGATATCCAACGTGCGGGGCAACAGCCGGAGGAGATCATACATCAGATATCTGAAACG GTGTATCCGATGTACAAAGCTTTCATAGAGCCAGATCTCCAGACTGCtcaaattaaaatcattaataaattCAACCCCTTCACTGGCTTTCAGAGCCCAACATACATCTTGAAG TCAAGAAAGGATGTATCTGTTGATCAGATCAAGGCGGTCCTTTCTGAAGGACATACAGAGACTAAGGAGGAGACTTATGATATATATCTTCTTCCTCCTGGTGAAGACCCAGAGTCTTGCCAATCGTATTTGAGAATGCGGAATAAAGATGGAAAGTACAGCCTCATGTTTGAG GAATGGGTTACGGATACTCCTTTTGTCATATCCCCAAGGATTACTTTTGAAGTGAGCGTTCGCTTACTTGGTGGGCTTATGGCATTGGGGTACACAATAGCAACCATACTTAAAAGGAACAGCCATGTCTTTGCTACTGAAAAAGTCATTGTAAAAATCGATTGGCTTGAGCAACTGAATCGTCACTACTTGCAG GTGCAAGGTAAAGATCGGCAAATTGTACAGAGCACTGCAGAGCAGCTAGGATTGGAAGGATCGTTCATTCCACGCACCTATATTGAACAGATCCAACTTGAAAAGCTGATAAATGAAGTAATg GCACTACCAGATGATTTGAAGAACAAGCTTAGCTTAGATGAGGATTTGGTGTCTAGTTCAAGTCCCAAGGAAGCACTCTTACGAGCGTCTGCAGATAGAGTAGCCATGAGAAATAAGAACCTAAG AGGCATGTCACAGTCATATTCAACCCAAAGAGATAAGAATATCTCCAAGCTTGCTGGTTATTCTTCAAGCGATAGGAGGTACGAAGAGAGAAACCACGACTCACCAGCAAATGAG GGGTTTATGACTCAGCTTTCGGAACAAATATCATCTCTCAATGAGAGAATGGATGAGTTCACAAACCTGATTGAAGAGCTAAACTCAAAGTTGAGCTGCAACAAGAACCCTCCAACACAGCAGAGCATAGAAGTCTGCAATGGCTCAGCTCCAACTTCGTATTTCATATCTGGTCTGGACAATGGCTGTTTGACAAATGCCATAATGGCCCATTCGTCTTCATCTTCCCAGTTAGCCAAGGATTCGCCATTAATGGAAGAG ATATCGACCCTCTCACGTGGACAGCGTCAAGTGATGCATCAGTTGGGTAATCTGTGCAATTTGATTAGGGAAGACTCAGCCGAAAGGTCAGGCCTAGCCAGAACAGGAAGCAGCAATAGCAGCAGAACAAGcaaaagcttcttcttcttatccaGTGTGGAATCTAGTAGCCTCCCTCTCGTGTTAACAACCTTGGCTCTTTGCAGCGTAGGAGTAGTAGTGATCTACATTAACAAGCGGCAATAA
- the LOC106361916 gene encoding 5'-deoxynucleotidase HDDC2 isoform X2, whose protein sequence is MAVITPATRISPPLNRPFNHRSSLPSASKNFLFLGNPTPSSTIVAVRCQVPFSDGGSSTNHASSVSSSIDFLTLCHRLKTTKRKGWINQGINGAESIADHMYRMSLMALIAGDLTGVDRERCIKMAIVHDIAEAIVGDITPSDGVPKEEKSRREKAALEEMCQVLGGGLRAEEITELWLEYENNASLEANLVKDFDKVEMILQALEYESEHGKVLDEFFISTAGKFQTEIGKSWAAEINARRRSQMTNRQR, encoded by the exons ATGGCGGTGATCACTCCAGCTACACGTATCTCCCCGCCGCTGAACCGGCCTTTTAACCACCGGTCATCACTCCCTTCCGCCTCTAAGAATTTCCTCTTCCTCGGAAACCCCACTCCGAGCTCCACGATCGTCGCCGTCCGGTGCCAGGTACCTTTCTCCGACGGGGGTAGCTCCACGAATCACGCCTCTTCTGTTTCGTCTTCGATCGATTTCCTAACCTTGTGCCATCGGCTCAAG aCAACGAAGAGAAAAGGATGGATCAATCAGGGGATCAATGGAGCTGAATCGATTGCTGATCACATGTACCGTATGTCTCTAATGGCGCTCATTGCTGGTGATCTTACTGGAGTTGACAGAGAAAG GTGTATTAAAATGGCAATTGTGCATGACATCGCTGAAG CCATTGTTGGAGATATTACACCATCTGATGGTGTGCCTAAGGAAGAAAAGAGTAGGAGAGAGAAAGCAGCTTTAGAGGAGATGTGCCAAGTTCTGGGTGGAGGCTTaagag CTGAGGAGATCACCGAACTTTGGCTGGAGTATGAGAACAATGCTTCTTTAGAGGCAAATCTTGTAAAAGACTTTGATAAG GTTGAGATGATTCTCCAGGCACTAGAATATGAATCAG AACACGGGAAAGTGCTCGACGAGTTTTTCATATCAACAGCAG GCAAGTTTCAAACCGAAATTGGGAAGAGCTGGGCTGCTGAGATCAACGCCAGGAGAAGATCCCAAATGACAAACAGACAGAGATAG
- the BNACNNG29640D gene encoding uncharacterized protein BNACNNG29640D translates to MEEDCGAFVADCVVLSCCCQCLVLQVTGFVFFKIPLKLVQKVKKFVKRRSGKALQPRMEEDVVKEEHLCGNGFGFEEGSSRFNCVEDIEGMLQELSMNKEFLFGSFWRHEDSSEIIDVK, encoded by the coding sequence ATGGAAGAAGATTGTGGTGCATTTGTAGCAGACTGTGTTGTCCTGTCATGCTGCTGCCAGTGCCTTGTGTTACAAGTTACTGGCTTCGTCTTCTTCAAGATTCCTCTTAAACTTGTTCAGAAGGTGAAGAAGTTTGTGAAGAGAAGATCTGGAAAAGCCTTGCAACCAAGGATGGAGGAAGATGTTGTCAAAGAGGAGCATTTGTGTGGTAATGGGTTTGGCTTTGAGGAAGGGTCATCGAGATTTAATTGCGTTGAAGACATTGAGGGAATGTTGCAAGAACTGTCGATGAACAAGGAGTTCTTGTTTGGAAGCTTCTGGCGCCATGAAGATTCGTCTGAAATTATAGATGTCAAATAG
- the LOC106361916 gene encoding 5'-deoxynucleotidase HDDC2 isoform X1 produces the protein MAVITPATRISPPLNRPFNHRSSLPSASKNFLFLGNPTPSSTIVAVRCQVPFSDGGSSTNHASSVSSSIDFLTLCHRLKTTKRKGWINQGINGAESIADHMYRMSLMALIAGDLTGVDRERCIKMAIVHDIAEAIVGDITPSDGVPKEEKSRREKAALEEMCQVLGGGLRAEEITELWLEYENNASLEANLVKDFDKVEMILQALEYESGKSQSLSFLKSRVLVITLTIHPKKSESTFDHCGRTRESARRVFHINSRQVSNRNWEELGC, from the exons ATGGCGGTGATCACTCCAGCTACACGTATCTCCCCGCCGCTGAACCGGCCTTTTAACCACCGGTCATCACTCCCTTCCGCCTCTAAGAATTTCCTCTTCCTCGGAAACCCCACTCCGAGCTCCACGATCGTCGCCGTCCGGTGCCAGGTACCTTTCTCCGACGGGGGTAGCTCCACGAATCACGCCTCTTCTGTTTCGTCTTCGATCGATTTCCTAACCTTGTGCCATCGGCTCAAG aCAACGAAGAGAAAAGGATGGATCAATCAGGGGATCAATGGAGCTGAATCGATTGCTGATCACATGTACCGTATGTCTCTAATGGCGCTCATTGCTGGTGATCTTACTGGAGTTGACAGAGAAAG GTGTATTAAAATGGCAATTGTGCATGACATCGCTGAAG CCATTGTTGGAGATATTACACCATCTGATGGTGTGCCTAAGGAAGAAAAGAGTAGGAGAGAGAAAGCAGCTTTAGAGGAGATGTGCCAAGTTCTGGGTGGAGGCTTaagag CTGAGGAGATCACCGAACTTTGGCTGGAGTATGAGAACAATGCTTCTTTAGAGGCAAATCTTGTAAAAGACTTTGATAAG GTTGAGATGATTCTCCAGGCACTAGAATATGAATCAGGTAAATCTCAatctttatcttttttaaaatcaCGTGTGCTTGTTATCACTCTTACTATACATCCCAAGAAATCTGAGTCTACGTTTGATCATTGTGGCAGAACACGGGAAAGTGCTCGACGAGTTTTTCATATCAACAGCAG GCAAGTTTCAAACCGAAATTGGGAAGAGCTGGGCTGCTGA